From the Camarhynchus parvulus unplaced genomic scaffold, STF_HiC, whole genome shotgun sequence genome, the window TCCCGCCGGCGTCGCCCCCCGGACCCCGCGGGTGAGCGGGGAGAGGGGGAGCCCGCCCCGAACCCATCGCTCGGGGGTCTCcgggagggattttgggggggcaGGACCCCAAATCCGAGCCCGAAATGTCCCTGGGGAGGGATCTCGGGGGGTCCCAGGCGGGATCGGCCGGTCCGGGCGGGCTCGGGGGCGATCTCGGCTTTGGGGTGCCCGGGAGAGCCGGGGGGACCGCGGGAGCCCCGGAGCGATCCGgagcccggggcagccccgagcGCTGGGGGCGGTCCCAGGGGTCCCAGGGCGAGGGGAGAGACGAGAATCCCGAGTTTCAGAAGCtgagttattattttatttatttattattttattattttatagggctgatttattattttttattttatattatttattagttATCATCCCGAGGGCTGGGGGCGGTCCCAGGGGTCCCAGGGCGAGGGGAGAGACGAGAATCCCGAGTTTCAGAAGGCTGAgttagtattttatttatttattattttattattttatagggctgatttattattttttattttatattatttattagttATTATCCCGAGGGCTGGGGGCGGTACCAGGGGTCCCAGGGCGAGGGAGAGACGAGAATCCCGAGTTTCAGAAAGCtgagttattattttatgatgtatattacattaaaatttattatttcaccatatatattatattaaaatgtaatatatattacgttttatgatatatattacattaaaagaaaatgatatattaaaactatgctaaagaatagaagaaaggatttcatcagaaagctgatgtattattttattatatattatattaagaGAAAATTCTATGTTAAAGCTGtctatattaatttatattaattaaaattgtatttattgtatgatatatattatatgaacagaaaattatatactacaACTATAtctataataatatatattaattgAAATTctatgtgttttctttgttatatattatattaaaagaaaacgATATATTGAAATGATATATATTAATTAACGCTaaagagcagaagaaaggatttcatcagaaggctgatttattattttatgatatattaaaaggaaatgatGCATTAGAactatatatattaatatatatcaattgaaattacatttattattttattatatatattatattacaagAAAACTTTGTATTGtatatataagatatatatttttttcaataactTATTATATAATCGAAATTCTCAAAAATTGTAGTTTATATATTgacatgtattttatatattatatacaaaaaattttatatatatatatgattgatatattattatttattatatattatattacaagaaatttttatatattaatacatATTAATTGAAgtgatatttattattttttatctattATATTACgagaaaattttatatattaatatatattaatagaaattatatttatttttttatatatattatattacaagaaaattttctgtatttaaactgtgctaaagaatagaagaaaggatttcatcagaaggctggagaggaaaaaatcccGAGTGGAATGCTAACAAAAGCTGGTGACCCTCGGAGAATCCGAGCCAGCTTGGCTGGGATTGGCCATTGATCCCCCAACCCCCGCGGGGCCAATCGGGCAGCCGCCTGTTGCAttccgcagcagcagcagatcgTTCTCTTCGCTTTTTCCTCCAGGCTCCTCGGCTGCTCGGCGGGAGAACAGGAGATCCCAGCGCCAGGGTTCCTCGGGAGGTGTCGGGGCTGGAAGGGGCGCCGGCTGCTCCGGCAGCACCAGCGGAGCGCTCAGCCCTCGCTGTGCCCCGCGCCGGGATCGCCCCGCGCCGCAGCTCGGCCccagcgaggaggaggaggaggaggaggctgcgaggaagaggagcagggccCGGGAGCcgcaggcaggtgaggaggaagtcagggCGCCTTTGCCcgctctgtgctgctccatgtgccagcccggccctgggggcatctcctgctcctgccctgtgggGTGGGCCAAATCCCGTCCTGAACTTGTGGGGCAAATCCCGAACTTGTGGGGCAAATCCCGTCCTGAGCTTGTGGGGCAAATCCTGTCCTTGTGGGGCAAATCCCGTCCTGAGCTTGTGGGGGCAAATCCTGTCCTGAACTTGTGGGGCAAATCCTGAACTTGTGGGGCAAATCCTGTCCTGAGCTTGTGGGGCAAATCCCGAACTTGTGGGGCAAATCCCTGAACTTGTGGGGGCAAATCCCGTCCTGAACTTGTGGGGCAAATCCTGTCCTGAACTTGTGGGGCAAATCCCGTCCTGAGCTTGTGGGGCAAATCCTGTCCTTGTGGGGCAAATCCCGTCCTGAGCTTGTGGGGGCAAATCCCGTCCTGAACTTGTGGGGCAAATCCTGAACTTGTGGGGCAAATCCTGTCCTGAACTTGTGGGGCAAATCCTGAACTTGTGGGGCAAATCCTGTCCTGAGCTTGTGGGGCAAATCCTGAACTTGTGGGGCAAATCCTGTCCTTGTGGGGCAAATCCCGTCCTGAACTTGTGGGGCAAATCCTGAGCTTGTGGGGCAAATCCCGTCCTTTTGGGGCCAATCCCATGGTGTCCgtgtccttcctcccccagagcaggagctgagcatggcGAGCAGCGAGCAGCcgctggcaggggcagagctggggctccgcgagcagctccagggtggggaggagaagccccacaagtgctCGGAGTGCGGGAAGAGCTTCAAGTGGAGATCGTCCCTGATCCGCCACTGCAGGATCCACACCGGGGAGAagccctacgagtgtggggaatgtgggaagagcttcaacACCAGGTCCTACCTGGTCGTCCACCAGAGGATGCACAATGGGGAGAGGTCCTACGAGTGTGGGCTGTGCGGGAAGAGCTTCAGCACCAGCTCCCACCTGATCGTCCACCAGAGGAATCACAccggggagaggccctacgagtgcgACGTGTGCAAGAAGAGgttccagagcagctccacgCTCCGTAGCCACCAGCGGATCCACACCGAGGAGAGGCCGTTCCGCTGCCCCGACTGCGGGAAGGGATTCAGGGAGAATTCCACTCTCACCACCCACCGGCCCCGGCGTCCACAccggggagaggccctacgtGTGCAGGGAATGCGGGAAGAGCTTCAACACCAGCTCCTACCTGGTCGTCCACCAGAGGATGCACAGCGGGGAGAagccctacgagtgtggggtgtgcgggaagagcttcagcaggagctcccagctgaTCGTCCACCACAGGAGCCACACGGGGGAgcggccctacgagtgtccccagtgtgggaagggcttcacCAACAGCTCCAACCTGATTGTCCACCAGAGGAGCCACGCTGGGGACAAACCCTACGAGTGCGAGCGGTGCGCTCAGAGGTTCCGGAGCATCGGGGATCTCGTGGTGCACCAGGGCTCGCACAGAGAGGAGAAGCCATTCCACCTCCCTGAGTGTGGGATGGGCTCCAGCGTGGTCGAGCCGCGCTGCATCCGCACTGGGGAGTGTGAGGAGAGCTTCAGCGGGAGCTCCAGCCTGGTTGTCCACCACAGGGACCATGCTGAGGAGAGCTCCAGCCTGGTTGTCCACCACAGGGACCACGCTGAGGAGAGCTCCAGCCTGGTTGTCCACCACAGGGACCACGCTGAGGAGAGCTCCAGCCTGGTTGTCCACCACAGGGAGCACTCCAGCCTGGGTGTCCAAAGTCAGCCTGGTTGTCCACCACAGGGACCACGCTGAGGAGAGCTTCAGCCTGGTTATCCACCACAGGGACCATGCTGAGGAGAGGCCCTATGAGTGTGAGGAGAGCTCCAGCCTGGTTATCCACCACAGGGACCATGCTGAGGAGAGGCCCTACGCGTGTGATCGCCGGTGCCATCAGAGGTTTTACACCGGCTCCACGCTCCTAAAGCACCAACGCACGCACGCCGAGGAGCGGCCGTTCCGCTGCCCGGAttgtgggaagggcttcaagaACAACTCGGCTCTCGTCATCCACCAGCGAATCCACAccggggagaggccctacgagtgcgACCGGTGCTGGAAGAGGTTCCACACCACGTCCGACCTCCTCCTGCACCAGCGCATCCACACGGGAGGCTTCTCTGGGCCCAGGCCCTTGGGCTGCCCCGCCACTGTGAGGGGTGGGCTTCAAGCACAACTCCAGCCTGGTCAAGCACCGCTGCAGAATCACACCCAAATCCTTCTTTTTCGCAGTGCGGGAAAAGGTCTCAGTGTTTCAGCTCGTTTGGTGCATTTTAGGCAACCACCGGTGCCGCAGGTCTTCCACCATGGAGGAGTGGTGGGAGCTCGGCCGTGCCCTGATTTGGACCCAGACtcattttaaaatccagaaaaatctCATTGTTTCCACTGGTGGCCTTCAGCAACGCTTGGAAGTCTTCACCATCAATCCATCACCCCACGGGGTCTGCCCGGATGGCCCCAGAGCCCAGGTGGGCAGGCCCGGGACCtgtttggggacacctggctgGCCCTCCACCTCCGGCCTTCGccagaaaatccatttttcccttttgatgGTCTTGCACACCAGTTGTTGAGGCTTCTCCACGTGGTGCTCTGATGGCCCCAGTGAGCCCGGTGGGCAGAGCCCCGGTGTTGAGAAGACACCTGGCTGAAGGCCACATCCTCCTGGATTTGTCAACTTCTGAcccagaaaaatctcattttttcccaaaaatcccagaaaaatctcatttttttcccaaaaaatttttccctcttttggtGGTCTTAAGCAACACCAGATTGCCTTGGAGGTCTTCTCCACCACGGGAGGGTCTGCTCTGGATGGTCCCCAGTGAGCTCAGgtgggcagagcccaggtgaTCCATGTTGGGAAGACACCTGGCTGAAGGTTCCACGTCCTCCTGGATTTGTCGACTTCTGACcccagaaaaatctcattttttcccaaaaatcccagaaaaatctcattttttcccaaaaatcccagaaaaatctcattttttcccaaaaatcccagaaaaatctcatGTTTTCCATCTTTTGGTGGCCTTCAGCAACGCTTGGAGGTCTTCACCATCAATCCATCAATCCCCACATGGGAGGATCTGCTCTGGATGGTCCCCAGTGAGCCCAGGTGGGCAGAGCCCCGGTGATCCATGTTGAGAAGACACCTGGCTGAAGGTTCCACATCCTCCTGGATTTGTCAACTTCTGAcccagaaaaatctcattttttcccaaaaatcccagaaaaatctcatttttcccaaaaatcccagaaaaatctcattttttccctcttttggtGATTTTAAGCAACACCAGATTGCCTTGGAGGTCTTCTCCACCATGGGAGGATCTGCTCTGGATGGTCCCCAGTGAGCCCAGgtgggcagagcccaggtgaTCCCGGTTTGGGGGACACCTGGCTGGGCGCTCCACATCCTCCTGGCTCCCCGTGCCCtggattttctctttatttctctttttcctttcgAAATCCGGAGTTAATAATAAAGATGTTGAACTCAAACaaggatggggacatggggggatCTTCCAGGGGATGAGGGGGATGCTGGGTCCCTTGGAAtgggatcccccaaaaccctgggatcccccaaattcaGGGATCCTCCGTaactgggaccccccaaaatccctgagacccccctgggttgggacccccaaaattctgggaCCGCCCTGGACTGGGACCCCCCTAAaatccctgggacccccccaaatctcgGGATCTCCCTGgactgggacccccaaaatcccccaaatccctggggcccccctaaaatcccccaaatctctgggaccccccaaaatcccccaaatccctgggacCTTTCAAATTTCGGGATCCGCCTGGGCTGGGACCTCCCAAATCGCTGGGaccccccccgccccccaaatccctgggaccccccaaatccgGGGATCCCCTCCCCCTTttccgcccctcccccaccggAGCCCGGCATCgctcccgcccctcccccccgcCGCAGTGCCGCGTGCTCTGCGCATGCGCGCCCTCCAAGccccgcctcctcctccttaGTCCCCGCCTTCTCATTGGCCGCGGCTGGAGGACGCCGCGCTGATTGGCTGGCTGGATGAGTGACTGACAGTTCAGTCGTGCTGTGGTCGGGGGTAATCGGCTGAGCTCGCCTCCCATTGGCTGTCGCACCGCAGGTGGGCGTGGCCTGCCCTTCCACCCTCTTTTGCCATTActgcgggggggggggggcagcgCGCCGCGTTCCCattggctgctcctgctgtgggcGGAGCCCTGACCGCCTCGCGCGCGTCCCTCCGCTCGCCTCTCATTGGCCGCGCCGGCGCCGGCTCGCCGCGCCATTGGCTGAGCGCGCGCGGTGGGCGGGGCGGCGGCGTGGGGCGGGACGCGCAGGCGCGGGCCCGGCGCTCCctgaggcggcggcggcggctccggcggctCCTTTGTTCCCCCTGCCGGCACCGGGCTCGGGATCGCGTCGGGATCGGGCCGGGATGAACCTCGGGAAGGGCTCCGGGAAGGGCTCCGGCTCCGGTAAGGCCGGCTAAGGGGGGGTGAGGGGAGGATACGGCGGCCCGCGAGGGTCACGGGCCCTTTGTTCGGCACCGGCGGCGCCCTCAGCCCGGGGCCTTGGGGTTCTCCTCCCCCTCACAAGATCGGGACCCCCTCGTCCCCCTCAGGATCGATCCCCTCTCACAGGATCCCTCATAGGATctgccctcagccccctcaggaTCGATTCCCTCTCATAGGATCCCCCGTCAGCCCCGTCAAGATCGATCTCCCGTCATAAGATATTGCCTCATAGGAGCGTCCCTCGGCTCCCTAAGGATCGATTCCCCCTCTCAGAGGATTTGCTCATAGGATCCCCCCCAGAGGTTCTCCCCTCATGGGATCCCCTCAGAGGATCTCCCCTCACGGGATCCCCCCTCATGGAATCCCCTCAGAGGATCCCCCTTGGCTCCCTCAGGATTGATCCCCCCTCATAAGATGGCCCCAAAGGTTCCCCTCAGAGGTTCTCCCCTCAACCCCTCAGGATCGATCCCCCCTCAGGCCCCTCAAGATTGATCTCCCCTCAGAGGATCCCCCCTCAGGAACAATCATCCCTCAGAGGATCCCCTCAAAGGTTTCCCTCAGAGGATCCCCCCTCATGGGATCCCCTCATGGGAtcctccctcagccccctcaggaTCGATCCCCCCTCATGGGATCCCTTCAGAGAATAATAAAATTCCCTAATTAATCCCTAATTaagtctcatttttttcccccagcctgGCGTTAGGAGCTCATCCCTGTGAGGCATCGAGGACTACCATGCCCTTAGGTGGGTGATTTCAtaaattcaattcaattcaattcaattcaatcAAAAAGAGGAGGAATGGAGAAAATGTCAAATAgttaaattgaaattattaaatgaaaatgaaatcatttctattaaatgaaagacaaaaaagaggagggagaaaatttcaaataattaaatttaaattattgaattaaaatgaaataatttttattaaatgaaaagtgaaattaaataaaaaggagggatggagaaaatgtcaaagaattaaatatgaattatttaattaaaatgaaatgattttaattaaataaaagattaaatgaaattaaaaagaggaggaatggagaaaatgtcaaataattaaatttgaattatttggttaaaatgaaataatttttactaaatgaaaaagaggaaggaaggagaaaatgtcaaagaattaaattttatttatttaattaaaatgaaataattttattaaataaaaagttaaatggaaaaaagtagGAATGGAgtaataaatgaagaaaaattaaattaattcaattttatttatttaattaaaataaataattttaaattttatttacttaatttttattttatttttaaattttaattattaaattattatttgaatTTCTCATGCCTGAGGAGCACAAACTGTGGAGAGTTCCTTGCTCATTCCTTGACCATGGATTGGGAAGGACATTTCCCACCTGGTGCTCCCTCAGTTCCAGAATTATTAGTCATTAATTAtcaattattaattattaattattccCATAATTAACCTCGATCCCCATTCCAGGTGCCCATTTCCAGCTCCTGATGTGAGATGGCCACCCCGGAGCCCCCTCTGGGTGGGACCCCCCGGCTCTTTTTCAATCCCAGAATCATTAatcattaattattattaattattaattaataatcaTTAATTATTTCTATAATTAACCTCGATCCCCATTCCAGGTGCCCGTTCCCAGCTCCTGATGTGAGATGGCCACCCCGGAGTCCCCCTGGGCGGGACCCCCAGCTGTCCCTCAATCCCAGAATTATCCAACACATCTATATAACCCATATTTCCGCCACTCCCGGtgcccctcccagctcctgatgTGAGATTGGCCATCCACCCCCAGGGAGTCGACCGCCCGCCCCCCGAATCAGTCAtacccccctccccacccctcaaCTCCAGATCCTCCAAGCTCAGACCCATCCACCCCCGCCAACAAGGTGAATCAGAACCCACTCAGAACCCCACAATCACGGAATTCCAGACCTCAacaatcccagaattccacaaTCCCAGAGCTCAGAACCCCACAATCCCGAATTCCAGAGCTCAacaatcccagaattccacaaTCCCAGAGCTCAGAACCCCacaatccccaaattccagagctcagaatcccagaattccacaaTCCCGGAATCCCAGAGCTCAACAGTCCCAGAATTCCGCAATCCCAGAGCTCAGAACCCCACAATCCCCGAATTCCAGAgctcagaatcccagaattccgCAATTCCAGACCTCAacaatcccagaattccacaaTCCCAGAGCTCAGAACCCCACAATCCCGGAATTCCAGAgctcagaatcccagaattccacaaTCCCAGAGCTCAGAACCCCACAATCCGACTCGAATGTCCAGAgctcagaatcccagaattccacaaTCCCAGAGCTCAGAACCCCACAATCCCGGAATTCCAGAgctcagaatcccagaattccacaaTCCCAGAGCTCAGAACCCCACAATCCCGGAATTCCAGAgctcagaatcccagaattccacaaTCCCAGAGCTCAGAACCCCACAATCCCCGGAATTCCAGAGCTCAacaatcccagaattccacaaTCCCAGAGCTCAGAACCCCACAATCCCGGAATTCCAGACCTCAACaattccagaatcccagacCCCAGAATTCCAGACCTCAAAAACCTTTGGGTTTGGGTTTAATGGTTTTGGGACCATCCAAGGTgaggaatcccagaatcccacaGTTCTAGACCTCACAAAATTCCAGACCTCAAaattccagaatcccagaaatCCAGACCTAAAAACCCCtcaggtttgggttggagggtTGATGGTTTTGGGACCATCCACTCCCTGCACAAGGTGAACCCCAGGATCTCACAATCCCACAATTCCAGACCTCAAAAaccagaattccagaatcccagacCTCAAAAACCCAGAATCCCaggagatgaagaagaagatggagaagaagaggaaggtgaagaagaagtAGGTGGAGAAGAATGAGTTGAAGAAGaagatggagaaggagaaggagaggaaggtgaAGAAGGTAAAGACGgtggaggagaagaagagaagaagaaggtggaagaggagaagaagagaaggtggagaaaaagaaggagaggaaggtggagaggaaggaggtgaagaagaagaagagaaaggtgAAGAGTAAGAATAAGGAGGTggagaagaagatgaagaaggagaagaaggaagagaaggagatgaagaaggaaaagaaggaaaagaaaaaagaggtgaggaagaagaaggagaggatGGTGAAGAAGgagatggagaagaagaaggagaagaaaaaagaggagaagaagatgaagaaggtggaggagaagaagagaagaagaaggtggaagaggagaagaagagaaggtggaggaaaagaaggagaggaaggtgaaggaggtggagaagaagatgaagaaggagaagaaggaaaagaaaaaagaggtgaggaagaagaaggagaggaCGGTGAAGAAGgagatggagaagaagaaggagaagaaaaaagaggagaagaagaagaaggtggagaaggagaagaagaagaaggaaaagaaaaaagaggtgaggaagaagatggagaaggagaagaagatgaagaaggtggaggagaagaagagaagaagaaggtggaagaggagaagaagagaggaaggaaaagaaggagaggaaggtgaaggaggtgaagaagaagaataaggaggtggagaagaagatgaagaaggagaagaaggaaaagaaaaaagaggtgaagaagaagaagaaggagaggaaggtgaagaagaagatggagagaaaggtgaagaagaatgagaaggagaagaggaagagaagaagaagatgatgatgaagaagagTCCTTCCTCCAAAAATGCCctgaaaaacctcagaaaagggcaaatcccccatcccaccccaatTAATTAACCCattaattaagaaatttttcctcctggattttGGGCTTTACCAACAATTCCTCTCCTGCAATCCAGAGgggatttttaataatttacttttttaatttaaaaaatccagggaattttgCTGTGGGAAGGATTTTtgaggccagagcagctggaattttgaatttctgggaataataaaatggattttccaATTCCCTGGGCATTCTGTGATGTGGATGGGTTGGGAACAGAATTTCCTGCTGGAATTCTCtgctgaaatctgatttttttgggatataaTTCTGTGGGTTGGGTGAGTTGGGGGCAGAATTTCCTGCTGGAATTTCCAGCATGAATTTCCtgctgaaatctgatttttttgggatataaTTCTGTGGATTGGGAGCTgaatttccagcaggaatttcagtttatttttggGATATAATTGTGATTTGGATAGAATCCAGCATGAATCATGTAAATTTGATACTGCAGGTTGGGTGGGGGGAACAGAATTCCTCCAGGAATTTCGGCTGTTTTTTGGTATATTTTGGGAACAgaatttccagcaggaattcttGGCTGAAGTCTGATTTTTGGGTTATAATTCTGCAGGGTTTGGGTGGGTTGGGAACAGAATTTCCTCCaggaatttctgtttttctgggaTTTAATTCTGCGGGTTGGGAACTGaatttcctgcaggaattctcggctgaaatctgattttttgggatattaTTCTGtggaattcctgcaggaactctctgctgaaatctgattttctgtaaTCTAATTCTGTGGATTGGGAACAGAATTTCCAGCATGAATTCATtgctgaaatctgattttttgggTTATAATTCTGCAGGGTTTGGGTGGGTTGGGAACAGAATTTCCTCCAGGAATTATCTGCTGAAAtcggatttttttgggatataaTTCTGTGGATTGGGAGCTGAATTT encodes:
- the ZNF565 gene encoding LOW QUALITY PROTEIN: zinc finger protein 565 (The sequence of the model RefSeq protein was modified relative to this genomic sequence to represent the inferred CDS: deleted 1 base in 1 codon), coding for MASSEQPLAGAELGLREQLQGGEEKPHKCSECGKSFKWRSSLIRHCRIHTGEKPYECGECGKSFNTRSYLVVHQRMHNGERSYECGLCGKSFSTSSHLIVHQRNHTGERPYECDVCKKRFQSSSTLRSHQRIHTEERPFRCPDCGKGFRENSTLTTHRPGVHTGERPYVCRECGKSFNTSSYLVVHQRMHSGEKPYECGVCGKSFSRSSQLIVHHRSHTGERPYECPQCGKGFTNSSNLIVHQRSHAGDKPYECERCAQRFRSIGDLVVHQGSHREEKPFHLPECGMGSSVVEPRCIRTGECEESFSGSSSLVVHHRDHAEESSSLVVHHRDHAEESSSLVVHHRDHAEESSSLVVHHREHSSLGVQSQPGCPPQGPR